A segment of the Dehalococcoidia bacterium genome:
GCGGATTCGTCCTGCTTTTCGGCCGTCCCTTACCTCTGACGCGAAGCGTGGAGAACAGCCGCCCCCGGCTGTTCACGTCACCACCCACGCACGACAGATAGGCGCACCGAGCGAAATGCCCCGGGATGTGCCGCGCATCACGCCTACTCGACCAGGTCGTAGCCGCTGAACTGCAGCACCCTGCGCTGGACGTCCTCAATGTCCGTCACCGAATCGCGCAGCAGCCCTTCGAGGAACTGCTGGCGCGTGCTGACCGCCTGCAGCAAGTCTTCCTCCTCCATGCCCAGGCGACGCGCGCCCGCGTTGATCTGCGCCGGCGTCGTGAGCACGTCGAATGTGTCGCCGGCGGCGTCCCATCGCACGACCGCATGACGATCGTAGGAAGCGCCAAGCGGCTCCAGCACGGAGATCTCATGGACGCGACGGATGCGCTCGCCGCCCCGCACGCCCACGAACAGCAGCACGACGAAGGCCAGGTGGCCGACGATAGACGCGGGAACGTCGTTTTCGTCGGTGAGTTGTTCGATCACGCCTTCGACGGTGTCGGCGTGCATGGTCGAGAGCAGTGAGTAACCGTCGGCCATGAGCTCGAACGCGCGCCGCACGTACGGCCCCCAGGAGTAGACCGGGAGATGGTCAGAGATCTCGTTGATCATCAGGTAGGTCGGCGCATCGCCGTTCTGAGGCGGCGGCGGCAACCGAAACGTCTCGCCCCAGCCGCGGGTGAAGTAGACGGATGCCTCGGGCCGTGTGAAGGCGAGCAAGGCCGTAAGGATCGTCGTCTTGCCGGCGCCGGGGGGATCGGCGGCGAGCACCATCGAAGCGCCGCGCTCCATCGCGAGCCAGAGCAGCGCCGCGACGCGTGGCGTCATCGTGCCCGCCTGCATGATCTCGATGATCGAGAGCGGCTGCGGGTGGCTGTATCCGTGCCACCCCCACCAACTCTCCGGTTGATTCAGGGCTTTCACTGACCCATCATAACGTGGCCTCTCGATCGGGGCGCATCGCGACGAGTGAGGGTGACCGATGAGAGCAGCGCTGTACGCGGGGCCGCGCACGTTCGAGCTGCAGGAGATCGAGCGCCCGCAGCCGGGGCACGGGGAAGCGCTGATCCGCGTGCGAAGCGTCGGCGTGTGCGGCAGCGACCTCCACTTCTTCCGCGGTGAATTCCCCGTGCCGAAGGGGTTCATCCTGGGGCATGAGTGCGCGGGCGAGATCGAAGCGCTCGGCGACGGCGTGACGGGGTTTGCGCGGGGCGACCGCGTCGCGCTCGAGCTGTTCACCGTCTGCCTGACGTGCGTGCAGTGCCGGATGGGCAACTACCACCTCTGCCCGTCGCGGAAGGCCAGCGGGTTGAACGCGCCCGGCGGCCTTCGCGAGTACATGACCGTGCCGGCCTATGCGATGTACAAACTGCCGCCGGAGGTGGACTGCGAACTGGGCGCGCTCGTCGAGCCGCTCGCCGTGGACGTGCACGGACTGCGGCTCGTCGACGTCCGGTTCGGCGATACTGTCGCCATCCTCGGCGCGGGCACGATCGGCCTGCTGACCATCGCCGCGGCAAAGGCGATGGGCGCGACGCACGTGGCGATCACGGCGCGTCATGCGCACCAGCGCGCGATGGCGGTGGCGATCGGCGCCGACGCCGTCTACGACGCAACGGACGAGGGCATCGCACGGATGGCGGCGGACCTGGGCGGCGCCGACGTCGTGGTGGAGACCGTGGGCGGCCATGCCGACACGCTTGGCCACGCGATGACGATCGCGGGGCCGAGCGCGCGGATCAGCGTGCTGGGGGCGTTCACGCAGCCCGTGCAGCTCCATCCGATCTTCTTCTTTCTCAAGGAACTGCGGCTCGTCGGCTCCAACTGCTACGGGCGGGGCGGCCGCCGGTCCGACTACGAACTGGCGATCGAGATCATGCGCCGTAATGCTGACAAACTGCGCGCGCTGATCACGCACCGCTTCCCGCTCGACCGCATCGATGATGCGTACGCCACCGCCGACGACAAGAGCAGCGGCGCCATCAAGGTGCACATCACGCCGTAGCGCACGTCGCGACGGCGTCAGGCGTCGTTCGGCCGGAACACGGCGATTTCGATCGGTTTGAACGAGCCGTTGTTCGATTGCTCGGCGGCGCAGGCTGTTGCGGGGGTCCTCCGGATAACGTGAACGGCGGTCCCATTGCGGATCCCGCCGTTCCAAAGAGGGCGATGCCCTCTTGAATCACAACCATTATCTCGCATCGACCCGCCGCCGGCGTCAAGGTGGCTGCGCGTCTTGTATCGGAAGCGTTACGACACGGCGCGCTGGCTTACATTACGTCAAACGGGAGCGAGCAGGCGCTCGATCACGGCTGCGACGCCGTCAGCGTCGTTGGAGGGCGCGATCTCGTCGGCGCACGCGAGCACGTCAGCGTGGGCGTTGGCGACGGCGATGCGGCGGCCGGCGCTCTGCACGTCACGCGGACCCAGGATGCGCGAAGATCAAAGACCCCCGAACTCGCGCGCGCCTTCGAGTTCGGATGTGCGGAGAGCAGCGGTGACGTCGGCGCCGTTGACGATTAGCCTGGTCTTCGGGGCTGCGCGGAGGCGGATCGGCGCGATGTCGCCGTCGGCCTCGATGCTGATGATCGCGGCGCGTTCGTCGATCTCGATGCGTCCGAACGCAAACTCGTCGCACTCGACGATCGTCGCGTCCGTCTCGAGCCAGACCGGAACGGGATCGTCGCTGGGGTTGACGAAGACGTAGCGAGCGCGGTCCGGGTCGGCGAACAGCCACTTTGGCGTGCGCCCGGCCATGAGCTTTACGCCGGCAAGCTCGATCAGCGCGTCGCGGGACTGCAGCCACTGCGGTCCGCCGCCGTCCAATGCGCCGGCACGGCCCATCGGAGGCACGCGCGTCGCGCCGTCGTACTTGCGTTCGATGACGCTCATGTCCCAGAGACTGTAGCGGAGCGAGATCGTCGAACCGCCGGACGCATAGACGATCTCACGCGCGAAGTCTTCATCGACGCTGTCAGCGACGCTCGCCGCGGCGACGTGGCGGCGAAACGCTTCGGCGCTGTCGAAACTCGCGCTGTCGGCCACCTCGATGATCGCGGCGCTGCGCACGTTCCCCTTGTAGAACGGGCCGCCCTGCGACCGATGCTCCCAGAACGACTTCGCGGGGCCGCGATAGTTGTAGATGTCGAGCGCCAGCTCGTCGCCGCTCAGGCGCAGTTCGATGGACGCGCCGGAGCCCATGTCCGACGGCTCCAGCGGGATCATCGCGACGTAGACGCTGCCCGCATCGACGACGATCGGGTCGCCGGGCTCGATCGTCGCTGGATACGCATCTGCCTTGCGGTCGCCGACCCAGACATCGTTCGATGCGGCGCCGAGCATGCGCAACGACAGCTTGTAACTCTCGGTCGGGCGCACGCGCGGCAGCAGGCCGTACGCGATGATCGCGCGACCCGCGTGCTGAGCGCCGACGAAGCGACCTTCGTCCCACACGTCCTCTGCCGTGCGGTTCGACTCGTGCATCGAGGCGCCCGGCCCCTTGTCGTCGATCACGTAGCGCGCGTAGAGCACGCCGTAGGGCGGGTCGCCGTCACGGCGGAAGTAGAGGAGCGACGAGTTCGGCTGCAACCAGCGCTCCCGCGGCTCTCCGACGCCGTACGACTGCGTCGCGGTACCGAACGCGAACGCGTCGGTCATGTACGACGTCAGGTCATTGCCGTGCGCCGCATCCGCGACTTCGTCCGTCGCGAACGGATAGCGCTTGTCGCGC
Coding sequences within it:
- a CDS encoding alcohol dehydrogenase catalytic domain-containing protein; the protein is MRAALYAGPRTFELQEIERPQPGHGEALIRVRSVGVCGSDLHFFRGEFPVPKGFILGHECAGEIEALGDGVTGFARGDRVALELFTVCLTCVQCRMGNYHLCPSRKASGLNAPGGLREYMTVPAYAMYKLPPEVDCELGALVEPLAVDVHGLRLVDVRFGDTVAILGAGTIGLLTIAAAKAMGATHVAITARHAHQRAMAVAIGADAVYDATDEGIARMAADLGGADVVVETVGGHADTLGHAMTIAGPSARISVLGAFTQPVQLHPIFFFLKELRLVGSNCYGRGGRRSDYELAIEIMRRNADKLRALITHRFPLDRIDDAYATADDKSSGAIKVHITP